A window of the Streptomyces sp. NBC_00250 genome harbors these coding sequences:
- a CDS encoding peptide ABC transporter substrate-binding protein → MRGATHAKWAALATAVALAATACGGGDDSGGGGGADGIVSSSWGDPQNPLEPANTNEVQGGKVLSMIFRGLKQYDPKTGEAKDMLAEKIETTDSINFTITVKDGWTFSNGEKVTAKSFVDAWNYGADLKNNQKNAYFFGQIEGYDKVHPEKGEPSATSMSGLKVTGPQTFTVKLTQKFSTWPITLGYAAFSPLPQAFFDDRAAWLSKPIGNGPYTVDSYSKGSQMALKRWDGYPGADKAQNGGITLKVYTDNNTAYTDLTAGNLDLVDDVPASQLKNVEADLGDRYINVPAGIIQTLSFPFYDPAWNKPGQEKLRQGLSMAIDRNQITETIFQKTRTPAVDWTSPVLGEDGGFKDVCGDFCKFDAAEAKKLVAEGGGIPGGTMTISYNADTGSHKEWVDAVCNSINNALGNNRACVGNPVGTFADFRSQVSTQKMKGPFRAGWQMDYPLIQNFLQPLYYTNASSNDGKYSDPEFDKLVNQANAESDIAKAVGIFQQAEGVLRDDMGAIPLWYQNGSAGYSERVSNVTLNPFSVPVYDQIKVN, encoded by the coding sequence ATGCGCGGAGCCACGCACGCCAAGTGGGCCGCTCTGGCCACAGCCGTCGCCCTCGCGGCGACCGCTTGTGGCGGCGGCGACGACAGCGGTGGTGGCGGAGGGGCCGACGGCATCGTGAGTTCCTCGTGGGGCGACCCGCAGAACCCGCTGGAGCCCGCCAACACCAACGAGGTCCAGGGCGGCAAGGTCCTCTCCATGATCTTCCGGGGGCTCAAGCAGTACGACCCGAAGACCGGCGAGGCGAAGGACATGCTCGCCGAGAAGATCGAGACGACCGACTCGATCAACTTCACCATCACGGTCAAGGACGGCTGGACATTCTCCAACGGCGAGAAGGTGACCGCCAAGTCCTTCGTCGACGCGTGGAACTACGGCGCCGATCTGAAGAACAACCAGAAGAACGCCTACTTCTTCGGCCAGATCGAGGGCTACGACAAGGTCCACCCCGAGAAGGGCGAGCCGTCCGCCACGTCCATGTCCGGCCTCAAGGTCACCGGCCCCCAGACCTTCACGGTCAAGCTCACCCAGAAGTTCTCCACCTGGCCCATCACCCTCGGCTACGCGGCCTTCTCACCGCTGCCCCAGGCCTTCTTCGACGACCGCGCGGCCTGGCTGTCGAAGCCGATCGGCAACGGGCCGTACACCGTCGACTCGTACTCCAAGGGCTCCCAGATGGCCCTGAAGCGCTGGGACGGCTACCCCGGCGCCGACAAGGCCCAGAACGGCGGCATCACCCTCAAGGTCTACACCGACAACAACACCGCCTACACCGACCTGACGGCCGGGAACCTCGACCTCGTCGACGACGTCCCCGCCTCCCAGCTCAAGAACGTCGAGGCCGACCTCGGCGACCGGTACATCAACGTCCCCGCCGGCATCATCCAGACCCTGTCCTTCCCGTTCTACGACCCGGCCTGGAACAAGCCTGGACAGGAGAAGCTCCGCCAGGGCCTCTCCATGGCCATCGACCGCAACCAGATCACCGAGACGATCTTCCAGAAGACCCGCACGCCGGCCGTCGACTGGACCTCCCCGGTGCTCGGCGAGGACGGCGGCTTCAAGGACGTCTGCGGCGACTTCTGCAAGTTCGACGCGGCCGAGGCGAAGAAGCTCGTCGCCGAGGGCGGCGGCATCCCCGGCGGCACGATGACGATCTCGTACAACGCCGACACCGGCTCCCACAAGGAGTGGGTGGACGCCGTCTGCAACTCCATCAACAACGCCCTCGGCAACAACCGGGCCTGCGTCGGCAACCCGGTCGGCACCTTCGCCGACTTCCGCAGCCAGGTCAGCACGCAGAAGATGAAGGGCCCGTTCCGGGCCGGCTGGCAGATGGACTACCCGCTCATCCAGAACTTCCTGCAGCCGCTCTACTACACCAACGCCTCGTCGAACGACGGAAAGTACAGCGACCCGGAGTTCGACAAGCTCGTCAACCAGGCCAACGCCGAGTCCGACATCGCCAAGGCGGTCGGGATCTTCCAGCAGGCCGAGGGCGTCCTCCGCGACGACATGGGCGCCATCCCGCTCTGGTACCAGAACGGCAGCGCCGGCTACTCCGAGCGCGTCTCCAACGTGACCCTGAACCCCTTCAGCGTCCCCGTCTACGACCAGATCAAGGTCAACTGA
- a CDS encoding ABC transporter permease, with protein sequence MGRYVIRRLLQMIPVFIGATLLIFLMVNVMGDPVAGLCGDRACDPATAAQLEKEFGLDKPVWQQYLIYMGNLFTGDFGTAFNGQPVTELMANSFPVTIRLTIVAILFEIVIGISLGVLTGLKRGRPIDSTVLVLTLVVLSIPTFVTGLLLQLLLGVEWGWIKPAVSPEAPFSELIVPGFVLASVSLAYVTRLTRTSIAENKRADYVRTATAKGLPRRRVIIRHLLRNSLIPVVTFIGADIGALMGGAIATERIFNIHGVGYQLYQGIVRQNTQTVVGFVTVLVLVFLLANLLVDLLYAILDPRIRYA encoded by the coding sequence ATGGGACGTTATGTGATCCGGCGTCTGTTGCAGATGATCCCGGTCTTCATCGGCGCCACCCTGCTGATCTTCCTGATGGTGAACGTGATGGGCGACCCCGTCGCCGGCCTCTGCGGCGACCGGGCCTGCGACCCCGCGACCGCCGCCCAGCTGGAGAAGGAGTTCGGCCTCGACAAGCCCGTGTGGCAGCAGTACCTGATCTACATGGGCAACCTGTTCACCGGCGACTTCGGCACTGCCTTCAACGGCCAGCCGGTGACCGAGCTGATGGCGAACTCCTTCCCCGTGACCATCCGGCTCACCATCGTCGCCATCCTGTTCGAGATCGTCATCGGCATCAGCCTCGGCGTCCTCACGGGACTGAAGCGCGGGCGGCCGATCGACAGCACGGTGCTGGTGCTGACGCTGGTCGTCCTCTCCATCCCGACGTTCGTCACGGGTCTGCTGCTCCAGCTGCTGCTGGGCGTGGAGTGGGGGTGGATCAAGCCCGCCGTCTCGCCGGAGGCCCCCTTCAGCGAGCTGATCGTCCCCGGTTTCGTCCTCGCCTCGGTCTCCCTCGCGTACGTCACCCGGCTCACCCGCACCTCGATCGCGGAGAACAAGCGCGCCGACTACGTCCGTACCGCCACCGCCAAGGGACTGCCCCGCCGCCGGGTCATCATCCGCCACCTGCTGCGCAACTCGCTCATCCCCGTGGTCACCTTCATCGGCGCCGACATCGGCGCGCTGATGGGCGGCGCCATCGCCACCGAGCGGATCTTCAACATCCACGGCGTCGGCTATCAGCTGTACCAGGGCATCGTGCGCCAGAACACCCAGACCGTCGTCGGCTTCGTGACCGTCCTCGTCCTGGTGTTCCTGCTGGCCAACCTCCTCGTCGACCTCTTGTACGCCATCCTTGACCCGAGGATCCGCTATGCCTGA
- a CDS encoding peptidoglycan-binding domain-containing protein, protein MLKTLVSRTGVLVAATALAALALPGSAQAAKGASYVGYGQTNNWTAVWCVQKNINSAIMWYGLDYELLTADGSFGPKTDQAVRYMQNAWLGAGEVDGIVGPKTGDMILEAGKAYLDTCNRYIPTTY, encoded by the coding sequence ATGCTCAAGACGCTTGTCTCCCGCACCGGTGTACTCGTCGCCGCGACGGCCCTGGCCGCGCTCGCCCTGCCCGGATCGGCCCAGGCCGCCAAGGGCGCCTCGTACGTCGGCTACGGCCAGACGAACAACTGGACCGCCGTGTGGTGCGTCCAGAAGAACATCAACTCGGCCATCATGTGGTACGGCCTCGACTACGAACTGCTCACCGCGGACGGCTCGTTCGGCCCCAAGACCGACCAGGCCGTCCGGTACATGCAGAACGCCTGGCTGGGTGCCGGCGAGGTCGACGGCATCGTCGGCCCCAAGACCGGCGACATGATCCTGGAAGCGGGCAAGGCCTACCTCGACACCTGCAACCGGTACATCCCCACGACCTACTGA
- a CDS encoding ABC transporter permease has product MPEPFEPFDDGRAIDHTGAGGPTDLAMEEAESLEKTPGGPLGTGPAGKPRSLWSDAWHDLRRNPVFIISSLIILFLVIIAIWPQLIASGDPLQCDLSKAQEGSQPGHPFGFNGQGCDVYTRTVYGARASVQVGVFATLGVTIIGSLFGGLAGFYGGTWDGVLSRVTDVFFAIPVILGGLVLLSVVTSTTVWPVIGFMVLLGWPQLSRIARGSVITAKQNDYVQAARALGASNSRMLLRHITPNALAPVIVVATIALGTYISLEATLSFLGVGLKPPTVSWGIDISSASQYIRNAPHMLLWPAGALAITVLSFIMLGDAVRDALDPKLR; this is encoded by the coding sequence ATGCCTGAGCCGTTTGAGCCGTTCGACGACGGACGCGCCATCGACCACACCGGGGCGGGCGGTCCCACGGACCTCGCCATGGAAGAGGCCGAGTCGCTGGAGAAGACTCCGGGCGGACCGCTCGGCACCGGCCCCGCCGGCAAACCCCGCTCGCTGTGGTCCGACGCCTGGCACGACCTGCGGCGCAACCCCGTCTTCATCATCTCCAGCCTGATCATCCTCTTCCTGGTGATCATCGCGATCTGGCCCCAGCTGATCGCCAGTGGGGACCCGCTCCAGTGCGATCTCTCCAAGGCCCAGGAGGGCTCTCAGCCGGGCCACCCGTTCGGCTTCAACGGGCAGGGCTGTGACGTCTACACGCGCACCGTGTACGGCGCCAGGGCGTCCGTCCAGGTCGGCGTGTTCGCCACCCTCGGCGTGACGATCATCGGATCCCTGTTCGGCGGCCTGGCCGGCTTCTACGGCGGCACCTGGGACGGCGTGCTCTCCCGCGTCACCGACGTCTTCTTCGCGATTCCGGTCATCCTCGGCGGCCTGGTCCTGCTCTCCGTCGTCACCAGCACCACCGTCTGGCCCGTGATCGGCTTCATGGTGCTGCTCGGCTGGCCCCAACTCTCCCGTATCGCCCGAGGCTCGGTCATCACCGCCAAGCAGAACGACTACGTCCAGGCGGCACGGGCGCTCGGCGCCTCCAACTCCCGGATGCTGTTGCGCCACATCACCCCGAACGCCCTGGCGCCGGTCATCGTCGTCGCGACCATCGCCCTCGGCACGTACATCTCGCTGGAGGCGACCCTGTCCTTCCTCGGGGTGGGCCTCAAGCCGCCGACCGTCTCCTGGGGCATCGACATCTCCTCGGCCTCGCAGTACATCCGCAACGCCCCGCACATGCTGCTGTGGCCCGCGGGCGCGCTCGCCATCACCGTGCTCTCGTTCATCATGCTCGGCGACGCCGTCCGCGACGCCCTCGACCCCAAGCTGAGGTAG
- a CDS encoding GDSL-type esterase/lipase family protein, producing MRTPNRGRGRRGALAALAALTLCTGASEGVSVAATSPPAPPNTQAPSAEQTEPGPGRDRSYVPGADRDRVLGDGWETSKDRAWTTSGDAEGFHVLVADEGAGFGWRTAATLIEPGFDADMWIGNACVTESGKRAVVVYAPRTFTNKGELFDRGGFTAVVDLDTGAIRKLPLQTSLAYYNPGCGLGETAALTQGGSQDKGKTRLVRLDAVTGRLGGRTEVAGQLTSAIPMKDGSYAAADSGRVVGIGTDGSRTTLARTGGIPLRLAQDADGGLVFMDKAKDGKAKISRVAPGAKNTLTLASGPWGELGLARGAHGRAFITGETATAPAKLPAAVQRLAGTPKDAQVSTLGGAVVTRSAWADGKDSRAVAPAPDGGRAVAVDLLVRETGKTASFTVEPEADPGRNGEQGRALSPSLGNASAAPAKSRTSAKSGAPTATAAEAAEGSPSATVEDERFCSVPRNDPRNQAVQPKPRQVEWAVDHAVLGSLNKYVSRPANWKNQGMPAYQPQSLFPPLALEGGGRVPAQVMLGITAQESNMWQASRVAVPGVTSNPLIGNYYGRRLYNREDRDDWDIHWDEADCGYGVTQMTDGMRRAGHAKPGEVLLPYDTQRAVALDYTANISAGLQKLQEKWNETYRAGLKVNNADPSKLENWYFAIWSYNSGFYGNKGCCEPWGVGWTNNPANPEYPSDRRPFMLDTAMDAAHPQDWPYPEKVLGFAASPPSLLESPGKMVAAYRQAWWNTTAAREAVKPPVATFCDERNWCDPTKIPLDQGTNDQYGPCRHQDADGVWDFKCWWNQPVTWKKDCSYSCGNEGMRFDGVLAEEPDGTAYPPACTYGTLPPGTVVVDDVQGQPSARPNCPQPAQGGTFSLDFAPDAKGTYRSKVDFHQIGGGYAGHFWFAHGTTKEDFRVTGTWKPTDAMHGWTRIKVHIPDHGAWNRQADYVIDLGNGQTRHRVVSQGWKAHTWVDLGAFPLDGQASVRLSNVTLDGQGENVAFDAVQFIPTTKPQMSYVALGDSYSAGEGVEKYDGNSDWNNNGAKDACHRSTSGAYSRLIKQPGHTQTVEQESRAGAGTTNFAFIACSGSITTSVADEAVSAPPTAADLARHTDWGTADHHFGEVPQVDQGWIDQDTTLVTISIGGNDSRFTDVLRGCLMTVNDCEGPAYKLTRLNGAVDPEPLVTYEPKVIKEMLPPHLKAVYRAIHARAPQARIVVLGYPQLFDDEPLQGCAGIGVSNQKFMNRLGTDLTDSIRGAVHAVAVEGVDISFVDPTPSWRNHWVCSLSGTEWTNAAVAWSQSGSSGDDKEIPGAGSFHPKAAGHTEFARLINERIAGVS from the coding sequence ATGCGCACACCAAATAGAGGTCGGGGCAGACGGGGGGCCCTCGCCGCCCTCGCCGCCCTGACCCTGTGCACCGGCGCGAGCGAAGGGGTGTCGGTCGCGGCGACATCCCCGCCCGCGCCCCCGAACACCCAGGCCCCGTCGGCGGAACAGACCGAGCCCGGCCCCGGCCGCGACCGCTCGTACGTCCCCGGCGCGGACCGCGACCGCGTCCTCGGCGACGGATGGGAGACCTCCAAGGACCGGGCCTGGACGACCTCGGGCGACGCGGAGGGCTTTCACGTCCTGGTCGCCGACGAGGGCGCCGGCTTCGGCTGGCGCACCGCCGCGACCCTCATCGAGCCCGGTTTCGACGCGGACATGTGGATCGGCAACGCCTGCGTCACCGAGTCCGGCAAGCGGGCCGTCGTCGTCTACGCCCCGCGCACCTTCACCAACAAGGGCGAGCTGTTCGACCGGGGCGGCTTCACCGCCGTCGTCGACCTCGACACCGGCGCGATACGCAAGCTCCCGCTCCAGACCTCCCTCGCGTACTACAACCCCGGCTGCGGCCTCGGCGAGACCGCGGCGCTGACCCAGGGCGGCTCCCAGGACAAGGGCAAGACCCGGCTCGTACGCCTGGACGCCGTCACCGGACGGCTCGGCGGACGCACCGAGGTCGCGGGCCAGCTCACCTCCGCGATCCCGATGAAGGACGGCTCCTACGCGGCCGCCGACAGCGGCCGCGTGGTCGGCATCGGCACCGACGGCAGCAGGACCACCCTCGCCCGGACGGGCGGGATCCCGCTGCGCCTCGCGCAGGACGCGGACGGCGGCCTCGTCTTCATGGACAAGGCCAAGGACGGCAAGGCGAAGATCTCCCGCGTCGCCCCCGGCGCGAAGAACACGCTCACGCTGGCCTCCGGCCCCTGGGGCGAGCTCGGCCTGGCCCGGGGCGCCCACGGCCGTGCCTTCATCACCGGCGAGACGGCGACGGCACCCGCGAAGCTGCCCGCCGCCGTGCAGCGGCTCGCCGGGACGCCCAAGGACGCACAGGTGTCCACCCTCGGCGGTGCCGTGGTGACCCGCTCCGCCTGGGCCGACGGCAAGGACTCCCGGGCGGTCGCCCCCGCCCCGGACGGCGGCCGTGCCGTCGCCGTCGACCTCCTCGTCCGCGAGACGGGGAAGACGGCCTCCTTCACCGTCGAACCGGAAGCCGACCCCGGCCGGAACGGGGAGCAGGGCCGCGCCCTCTCACCCTCGCTGGGCAACGCGTCGGCCGCGCCCGCGAAGTCCCGGACCTCGGCGAAGTCCGGGGCCCCCACCGCCACAGCGGCAGAAGCGGCCGAAGGCTCCCCGAGCGCCACGGTCGAGGACGAGCGCTTCTGCTCGGTGCCCCGCAACGACCCGCGCAACCAGGCCGTGCAGCCCAAGCCGCGCCAGGTGGAGTGGGCCGTGGACCACGCGGTCCTCGGCAGCCTGAACAAGTACGTCTCGCGGCCCGCGAACTGGAAGAACCAGGGGATGCCGGCGTACCAGCCGCAGTCCCTCTTCCCGCCGCTGGCCCTGGAGGGCGGCGGCCGGGTCCCGGCGCAGGTGATGCTGGGCATCACCGCCCAGGAGTCGAACATGTGGCAGGCCTCGCGCGTCGCGGTGCCCGGTGTCACCTCCAACCCGCTGATCGGGAACTACTACGGCCGCCGCCTCTACAACCGTGAGGACCGCGACGACTGGGACATCCACTGGGACGAGGCGGACTGCGGCTACGGCGTCACCCAGATGACCGACGGCATGCGGCGGGCCGGACACGCCAAGCCCGGCGAGGTGCTCCTGCCGTACGACACGCAGCGGGCCGTCGCGCTCGACTACACCGCCAACATCTCCGCGGGTCTGCAGAAGCTCCAGGAGAAGTGGAACGAGACCTACCGGGCCGGCCTGAAAGTCAACAACGCCGATCCGTCGAAGCTGGAGAACTGGTACTTCGCGATCTGGAGCTACAACTCCGGCTTCTACGGGAACAAGGGCTGCTGCGAGCCCTGGGGCGTCGGCTGGACCAACAACCCCGCCAACCCCGAATACCCCAGCGACCGCAGGCCGTTCATGCTGGACACGGCCATGGACGCCGCGCACCCGCAGGACTGGCCGTACCCCGAGAAGGTCCTCGGCTTCGCCGCCAGCCCGCCGTCCCTCCTGGAGTCCCCGGGGAAGATGGTCGCCGCCTACCGGCAGGCCTGGTGGAACACCACCGCCGCCCGTGAGGCGGTCAAGCCGCCGGTGGCCACCTTCTGCGACGAGCGGAACTGGTGCGACCCCACCAAGATCCCGCTCGACCAGGGCACGAACGACCAGTACGGGCCCTGCCGCCACCAGGACGCCGACGGCGTCTGGGACTTCAAGTGCTGGTGGAACCAGCCGGTCACCTGGAAGAAGGACTGCTCCTACAGCTGCGGCAACGAGGGGATGCGCTTCGACGGCGTCCTCGCCGAGGAGCCCGACGGCACCGCCTATCCGCCCGCCTGCACCTACGGCACACTGCCCCCGGGCACGGTGGTCGTCGACGACGTCCAGGGCCAGCCGTCGGCCCGCCCGAACTGTCCGCAACCCGCCCAAGGCGGCACCTTCAGCCTGGACTTCGCCCCCGACGCGAAGGGCACCTACCGCTCGAAGGTCGACTTCCACCAGATCGGCGGCGGATACGCGGGCCACTTCTGGTTCGCCCACGGCACCACGAAGGAGGACTTCCGCGTCACCGGCACCTGGAAGCCGACCGACGCGATGCACGGCTGGACCCGCATCAAGGTGCACATCCCCGACCACGGCGCCTGGAACCGCCAGGCCGACTACGTGATCGACCTCGGCAACGGCCAGACCCGACACCGGGTCGTCAGCCAGGGCTGGAAGGCCCACACCTGGGTCGACCTCGGCGCCTTCCCGCTCGACGGCCAGGCAAGCGTCCGGCTCAGCAACGTCACCCTCGACGGCCAGGGCGAGAACGTCGCCTTCGACGCGGTCCAGTTCATCCCGACCACCAAGCCGCAGATGTCGTACGTCGCGCTCGGCGACTCGTACTCGGCCGGTGAGGGCGTCGAGAAGTACGACGGCAACAGCGACTGGAACAACAACGGAGCCAAGGACGCCTGCCACCGCTCCACGAGCGGCGCCTACTCCCGGCTGATCAAGCAGCCCGGACACACCCAGACCGTCGAGCAGGAGTCCAGGGCCGGAGCGGGGACGACGAACTTCGCCTTCATCGCCTGCTCGGGCTCCATCACCACCAGCGTCGCCGACGAGGCCGTCAGCGCCCCGCCGACCGCCGCCGACCTCGCCCGGCACACCGACTGGGGCACCGCCGACCACCACTTCGGCGAGGTGCCGCAGGTCGACCAGGGCTGGATCGACCAGGACACCACCCTGGTCACGATCTCCATCGGCGGCAACGACTCACGGTTCACCGATGTCCTGCGCGGCTGCCTGATGACGGTGAACGACTGCGAGGGCCCCGCGTACAAGCTCACCCGGCTGAACGGCGCCGTCGACCCCGAACCGCTCGTCACCTACGAGCCCAAGGTCATCAAGGAGATGCTCCCGCCGCACCTCAAGGCCGTCTACCGGGCCATCCACGCCAGGGCACCCCAGGCCCGGATCGTCGTCCTCGGCTATCCGCAGCTCTTCGACGACGAGCCGTTGCAGGGGTGCGCGGGCATCGGCGTCTCCAACCAGAAGTTCATGAACCGTCTGGGCACCGACCTCACGGACTCGATCCGCGGGGCCGTCCACGCGGTGGCGGTCGAGGGGGTCGACATCTCCTTCGTCGACCCGACCCCGTCCTGGCGGAACCACTGGGTCTGCTCGCTCAGCGGTACCGAGTGGACCAACGCGGCCGTCGCCTGGTCGCAGTCCGGCAGCTCCGGAGACGACAAGGAGATACCGGGCGCCGGCAGCTTCCACCCCAAGGCCGCGGGCCACACCGAATTCGCCCGGCTCATCAACGAGCGCATCGCCGGCGTCAGCTGA
- a CDS encoding ABC transporter ATP-binding protein yields the protein MAEAILEVRDLHKHYPLTQGILFKKQVGAVKAVDGVDFDVAAGETLGIVGESGCGKSTVAKMLVNLERPTSGTIRYKGDDITTLSPKALKAVRRNIQMVFQDPYTSLNPRMTVGDIIGEPYEIHPEVAPKGDRRRKVQDLLDVVGLNPEYINRYPHQFSGGQRQRIGIARGLALQPEIIVADEPVSALDVSVQAQVVNLLASLQSEFSLSYVFIAHDLSIVRHISDRVGVMYLGRIVEIGSDAQIYDHPTHPYTQALLSAVPVPDPEARAHRERIIITGDVPSPANIPSGCRFRTRCWKAQERCTLEVPELAVPAVFRLTDSPAKHDSACHFAEEKHVVPSEDDTDGPEPPPQNGFRKPESP from the coding sequence ATGGCTGAGGCGATTCTCGAAGTCCGGGACCTGCACAAGCACTACCCGCTCACCCAGGGCATCCTCTTCAAGAAGCAGGTCGGCGCCGTCAAGGCGGTCGACGGGGTCGACTTCGACGTCGCCGCCGGCGAGACCCTCGGCATCGTCGGCGAATCCGGCTGCGGCAAGTCGACGGTCGCGAAGATGCTGGTCAACCTGGAGCGGCCGACGTCCGGCACGATCCGCTACAAGGGCGACGACATCACCACCCTCTCGCCGAAGGCCCTGAAGGCCGTCCGCCGCAACATCCAGATGGTCTTCCAGGACCCGTACACCTCGCTCAACCCGCGCATGACCGTCGGCGACATCATCGGCGAGCCGTACGAGATCCACCCCGAGGTGGCCCCCAAGGGCGACCGGCGCCGCAAGGTCCAGGACCTCCTGGACGTCGTCGGCCTCAACCCCGAGTACATCAACCGCTACCCGCACCAGTTCTCCGGCGGCCAGCGCCAGCGCATCGGCATCGCCCGCGGCCTCGCCCTCCAGCCCGAGATCATCGTCGCCGACGAGCCGGTCTCCGCCCTCGACGTCTCCGTCCAGGCGCAGGTGGTCAACCTCCTCGCGAGCCTCCAGTCCGAGTTCTCCCTGTCGTACGTCTTCATCGCCCACGACCTGTCGATCGTCCGGCACATCTCCGACCGGGTCGGCGTCATGTACCTCGGCCGGATCGTCGAGATCGGCAGCGACGCGCAGATCTACGATCACCCGACCCACCCCTACACCCAGGCGCTCCTCTCCGCCGTCCCGGTCCCCGACCCCGAGGCCCGCGCCCACCGCGAACGCATCATCATCACCGGCGACGTCCCCTCCCCGGCGAACATCCCCTCCGGCTGCCGCTTCCGCACCCGCTGCTGGAAGGCCCAGGAACGCTGCACCCTGGAAGTCCCCGAACTGGCCGTCCCCGCGGTCTTCCGCCTCACGGACAGCCCGGCGAAACACGACTCGGCCTGCCACTTCGCCGAGGAGAAGCACGTCGTCCCCTCGGAGGACGACACGGACGGACCCGAACCCCCTCCGCAGAACGGCTTCAGGAAGCCCGAATCGCCTTAA
- a CDS encoding ABC transporter ATP-binding protein, with protein MLLEVRDLHVEFHTRDGVAKAVNGVDYSVDAGETLAVLGESGSGKSVTAQAVMGILDIPPGKITQGEILFQGQDLLKLKEEERRKIRGAKMAMVFQDALSSLNPVVSVGDQLGEMFQVHKGMSRKDSRAKAVELMDRVRIPAAKERVGQYPHQFSGGMRQRIMIAMALALEPELIIADEPTTALDVTVQAQVMDLLAELQRELNMGLILITHDLGVVADVADKIAVMYAGRIVERAPVHEIYKAPAHPYTKGLLESIPRLDQKGQELYAIKGLPPNLLNIPPGCAFNPRCPMAQDVCRTDVPPLYDVTDSPVPRASACHFWKECLHG; from the coding sequence ATGCTGCTCGAAGTGCGCGACCTGCACGTGGAGTTCCACACCCGGGACGGGGTCGCCAAGGCGGTCAACGGCGTCGACTACTCCGTCGACGCCGGAGAGACGCTGGCCGTGCTCGGCGAGTCCGGCTCCGGCAAGTCCGTGACCGCCCAGGCCGTCATGGGCATTCTCGACATCCCCCCGGGCAAGATCACCCAGGGCGAGATCCTCTTCCAGGGCCAGGACCTCCTGAAGCTCAAGGAGGAGGAACGGCGCAAGATCCGCGGCGCCAAGATGGCGATGGTCTTCCAGGACGCGCTGTCCTCCCTCAACCCCGTCGTCAGCGTCGGCGACCAGCTCGGCGAGATGTTCCAGGTCCACAAGGGCATGTCGCGGAAGGACTCCAGGGCCAAGGCCGTCGAGCTGATGGACCGGGTCCGCATCCCCGCCGCCAAGGAACGCGTCGGCCAGTACCCCCACCAGTTCTCCGGCGGCATGCGCCAGCGCATCATGATCGCGATGGCGCTCGCCCTCGAACCCGAACTGATCATCGCCGACGAGCCCACCACCGCCCTCGACGTCACCGTCCAGGCCCAGGTCATGGACCTGCTCGCAGAGCTCCAGCGCGAGCTGAACATGGGCCTCATCCTCATCACCCACGACCTCGGCGTCGTCGCCGACGTCGCCGACAAGATCGCCGTCATGTACGCCGGCCGGATCGTCGAACGCGCCCCCGTCCACGAGATCTACAAGGCGCCCGCCCACCCCTACACCAAGGGCCTCCTCGAATCGATCCCGCGCCTGGACCAGAAGGGCCAGGAGCTGTACGCGATCAAGGGTCTGCCGCCCAACCTGCTGAACATCCCGCCCGGCTGCGCCTTCAACCCGCGCTGCCCCATGGCCCAGGACGTCTGCCGGACCGACGTGCCCCCGCTGTACGACGTGACCGACTCCCCGGTGCCGCGCGCCAGCGCCTGCCACTTCTGGAAGGAGTGCCTCCATGGCTGA